The sequence TTGACAAATGTTTGAATAAGCTTTTTTTAAAGTCTTGAACTTTAAATGATAAGCTTTAGGGATAAGCTCATGAGCATTCAGTATTGCTCTTTTAACAGTTTCATAATCTGAAGATTATTGTTCTGACAGCTGGCATACATGTTCATATCTGTACTTGTCAAGAATCTCTGTAACATTAAGAGCCAAACAATTTTTACCACCCCATCTTTCTAGATACCTTTTCAAATGAAGCAAAACATTTATCCATCCCATCCTCTGTAAACCGTAAATGCAGATTTCTAGTTCAATAAAATCTTATCTCTTCCGGTTCAGCCTTTGTCAATGGTAACTTTGTGATCCCAACTGTTGGTAATACTGTACAAGTCAGATCCAGTAGTGAATCCTGACTGAACATTTCATAAGTTTCGTTTGTGATTGGTTAGAGTTAtttcactgaacatattcatgtAAGACTGCTGATTATTCCTTAACAATATAACAaaagtttattgcacaaaagaaaacaaaaacacactAAATATGAGAGTTTATAAAGATCCtaacaaacaataaaatgaaaCTTCAATCTCAATCCCAGCAATACCCTTGACAGATACAGATTCAAGTTCAAGAGAAATATCATTCCCGTTTTAATTCTTAAATATTTTACTTCACTGACTCTCTTTTCAGTTTTCCTTCTAGAATTACTGAAACAGATTTACAACTCCCTTTCGGTTCTGCCAGCTTAAATGTGTACAAATTCTCACAGATTGGGAAATTCACAACCTAAAACCTTCTGCGACAGTGATTGTTCTCCTGATCTAAAATGCTTCTGAACTGAAGTCAAACTAAATAACCCtggtctgtgttttctgtctgttGTAAACACAGCAGTAAAAACATTTCATCAATTAACAGTACAGGTATCTGCTAGGAATTTAATTAAATCACATGCTTTCTGGAAAAttatgaggatgctgcctgacttgccgttcttttccagcactataccttttgcgactctgatctccagcttctgcaatcctcactttctcctggtcagtgggctgaatggcctacttctgctcctacatcttatggtcttatctgtctcttattttaaaaatctaaactttaattgataatgttaaaaatcttTTTATCACATGAAAATCATCAGGTGTTTTGTGAATATTTTAGGAGCATTGAAAAAAACAGTCAAGAAGATATTGAAATACTCTGATAGTATAGTCAGGAAAGATAACATGGTGAGGTGAGCAGTGCAGATGATTTCCCAGGAAGAAGGTGAAGAAGGCCCAAGATGTGGTGCTGAGAGAATCAAAATTAGTAGAATTGGAAGAGGAATGCATGACTGTCAGGAAGAGATGGTGAAGGGTGATCAACCAGCATTGCAGTAAGCCCATATAAAATAGGACAACGCAAGAGATGAAGAATGAATGCATATGCAGAAAATAAAGCCACTAGAAGGCCAATACTGACTGGTTGTAATAAATAGAATAGAGTGGAAGTCTAAGGAAGTAATGATGGGTTTGTAGAAAACATTGGTAAGATCACAATAAaagaaatattttgtatttttgcatCCAGATGTTAAAGGCCCCAGCTTCCTTTGAAAATCCACTTGGTTCTTAAATGATTCTGGGAGTTTATCCAGCATTACATCATCCAGGAGGCTCATAGTTGTTTTTATCCTGAATGCCTCCTCTATCAGTCCTGCATTTGTGTTTGATAGTTGAACCTGTTCTAAAATTACTGTTTAATCTCTCAAAATGATTGATACCATCACTAAATTCCCTGCTGAGATATTTTAATGGCTTGGGCATGATACCAATATGCTGCACATGGTTTACTTCAACAAACTTCCATGCAGATACGAGGAAATAAAGAAGGCCAAGAAAGGACAAAGGACAATCTTAGTatgattttatatatttatttacatCACCCTGCCTTTGCTTAACATTTATTTACAGCTGCATTAAAATGTCACAATGAGAGGATGCAAACTTTGCATCATGTGGGCGTATGAAGGAAAAAAAAGGCATGAATCAAAGCAACATAACATCTAATGAAATACTTGGTAGATAAGGACGATCAAATACTTCATAAAGCAGTAAGATCATTTCAAGAAAGCAATTCACACAAAAGGAAAAGACAACTCAAACAGAAGATTGAAGGGTCACGTGAAGGAGGCTTTGACTAAACTGCAATCATGATTAATTCTCAGCTGCTGATATAATGAGATGATTTTGATGTCATTATAGTCATCCTTTCAAGAACGCTGCAAAAGAATCCTTCTGGCCTTCATAGTCTGAAAAGGCAGAGGCAATGTGGTCCGGGTAAAGAGCGGCTGCTATGAATGGTTTCCTGTTGTCCATTCTGAAAGATTTAGAGATCTTCCCGACATCAACTCCTCTCCCAGAAAAATAAGCTTGCAGCGTTCGGAAAAACTGAAGAGGAAAAGAATCAAAACTCCAGTTGAAGCCAATTAATTTATTACTTTGTTTGCAAGCTGTTTACTTATTCACTCTGACCTTTACACAATTGCAAAGTTACAATAGAAAATATTGACTCTTCTATTCAACTGGAATACTTCAAGCTCTTCCATTTCTTGATTCATTTGTTGCTTCTGGAATGGCACCCTCTATAGTGAAGCAAATGCAAAACATCTGTTCAATTCCTCTTCCATCTCCTTACTTTCCATTCTTTATTCTCCAGTCTGACCTTCTATGGGAAGCATTCATTTGTTAAGTCTTTACTGCTTTAAGTATTTATAGAAACTCTTGcctttttttatatttctagctatcATTCAGAAAATGAATTTGCCTCTGGCAAATAGATTTAATCTTCTGAGCAAGAGACATGGGTAGGGCATGAGAAAGAACTGTAGTGTATGGCCATGTGGGAATGATCCAGAACCTTCTGCCAGtaaaggtggtggaagtagagacagcgttacaaaacaaaattggttGAGCGCTTGAAGGAGATAAAAATTGCAGAGCCACAGGGATCAAGCAGAGGAATAAGAATTACAGCATTGTTCGACTGAGAGCAAACAagtactcaatgggctgaatggcctcctcccatgTGAacttgattctatgactcttaattATTCAATGGTGTTGGCTTCTCCTCTTGGAAATTTCACTGAGGGAGGTTGAAAAGAGCCTATTTCAtgagaaaaagagacagaaatttctggagggAATGTGTGTAATTAGGTATGGGCAGCTGGAGGCCTGGTTACTAATGATGAGAGAGGCTACATTCCAGAATTAGGGAGTACAGGGGTCTCTTGAGGATTTTAGAGttggaggagtttgcagagatagggaggaaccAGATCATAAAGGAGTTTGAACACAGGGAAGAGAAATTAAATGGAAACTAATGATTCTAATAGGAGGCGAGAGAGGGTAGCAGAGGTAATAAAGGCATTtataaagtttaaaacaaaaaaatcatggGTTTGTGATTGAGATCTATGAAAGGGGTGTAGACTGACATAGCATGACTGCAATATACCTATTCAAAGAAACTATTCAAATGTACGTTCCAACATAATCTTACCCTAGTGTTCTCTTGCTCATGCTGGTTATCGTACATTTTTCCTATTTTTCCTCATTCAATTTAAGTTTAGAAGGGTATAAGGGGTGTGGGGAATTcttaagagggcaaaaaggggatatgagatagccttaaCAGACAAAGCTAAGGATAATTCAAAGGGATtctgcaagtacattaagagcaactaGGAGAGAATATGGCACCTTGTAAAGATAGAGATCATCTGCCTGGAACaacaagagatgggagagatagtaaatgaatatttcacatcaggtTTAAATTTGGGAAAAaatatggaagctagggaactctgaaataaatattaatgttttgaaaacagtccacattacagaagatatgatgctggaggtcttaacaAACATAGAGATGGATAAATGGCAGGTACCTGATCAAATATCTCCTGGCATTTGTGGGAAGTTAAAGAAGAAATTACAGGGTCCCTTAgtagagatatttttatcatctacTGTCCCGGTGAggcaccagaggactggaggatggctcaTGTAGTgtctttattcaagaaaggctgtaaggagaagcctgggaattatagattggtaagtctgacatcagtgatggataagttgttggaggggtttcTGAGTGAGAGGATTTACAAGCATTAGGGGAAGCAcaggctgattagggataatcagcatggtgttctgcatgggaaattgtgtttcacaaacttgattcagttttttgaggaagtaaccaaataGAGGGTCGAGTGGTAaacgttgtctacatggactttagtaaagcctttgactaGGTTCTATTTGGTAGACTGATCAGTAAacttagatcacatgggattaagGGAGAGCttgtcaactggatacaaaattggcttgacggtaggagatagagggttgTTTTTATAAACTATCtttgagaatttaggaggcatggttagtaagtttgcggatgataccaaaattggtaggTTAGTGGATAGTGATGAAGTTTGCctaagattacaacgggatcttgatcaattgggccagtgggACAAAGAGTTGCAGTTAGAGTTCAATTTGGAtcaatgcaagatattgcattttggtaaaacaaacaaaacaggacTTAATACAGTTAATGCTAGGGCCCTGGATAGTGATGTCGAACAGAGACCTGGGGGTacaggtacatcattctttgaaagttgcattggaagtagacaggatggttaagaaggcattgagcatgcttgccttcattgctcagcccatTGAATTATAGGAGtcaggacatcatgttgagattctccaggacgctggtgaggccacttttggagtactgtgtatagtgcTGCTCaccctgctatatgaaggatattattaaattggagagcgttcagaaaagatttaccaggatattgatgggactggagggttttgaGTTTCAAGGAGTGGTTCAATatgctggaacttttttcactggagaacaggaggttgagggatgttttatttaaaaatcgaGGTTTATAAACTGATGAGGGGcacaaataaggtgaatagcaaaggtcttttccctagatggaggagttcaaaattaggggacaTTTTTTTAGGTGAGatgagacagatttaaaaaggacacgaggggcaactttttcacacagagggtggttcctgtgtggaatgtactgccagaggatgtggtagatgcaggcacagttaaacatttaaaagacatttggataattacatgaataggaaaggtttaaagggaaatggaccaaatgcggaaagtgggactggtttagtatGGGAGCctggagttggaccaaagggtctgtttccgtgcaggaTGACTCTGTAAGAACAGCGTGCACTGAAACCAAACAGTTTCAACCTGTGTCCTGCAAGGGATGGGTttacaattcttttattttgtaattgcaGTTTTCTCAAGACTTGTGCAAGGCAGTGTAGCTGAAATTAGGTGGGAGATGGATTGTGATGTCTTTGTATTGGGTTTATGTGAACGCGGGATACTGTACGATTGTTTTCAACATCTCGTTACTACCTTTAACTTGGTAACTCTAAATTGGGTGGAGGACTTGCCTGGAAAAAAAACGAAGTCACAATCGTATTGTAACAGAAATATCTCCCTATGACAAACTATCATTGCGTAAAAGTAACAGCACCAGCCAACCTTCCTCAATTGGGCCAATTAGTCTTCAGTCCTGTTGGGATAATTGAATCAATAAATCTATATGGCGTACACTGGCTTCCACAAACTTAAAGTTCAGCTTCTCCCCTTTAGTTGGGAGACACTTCATCAGA comes from Chiloscyllium plagiosum isolate BGI_BamShark_2017 chromosome 7, ASM401019v2, whole genome shotgun sequence and encodes:
- the LOC122551971 gene encoding uncharacterized protein C2orf66-like, coding for MLKVQVFTFCLAVSLVTLVHAIPLESKDAWKSLENPRNRELFFRTLQAYFSGRGVDVGKISKSFRMDNRKPFIAAALYPDHIASAFSDYEGQKDSFAAFLKG